From the Corythoichthys intestinalis isolate RoL2023-P3 chromosome 13, ASM3026506v1, whole genome shotgun sequence genome, one window contains:
- the LOC130929133 gene encoding small integral membrane protein 30-like yields MTPKRQIPRVSLVLGCLTFLQTVPPASAYDAGDAVALLLGTVIAMVGFCACLGLYARKRNRLL; encoded by the coding sequence ATGACCCCTAAACGGCAAATTCCACGCGTTTCGTTGGTTCTTGGCTGTCTAACCTTCCTCCAGACGGTCCCCCCCGCGTCGGCGTACGATGCCGGGGACGCTGTGGCTCTTCTGCTGGGAACTGTCATCGCCATGGTGGGTTTCTGCGCCTGTCTGGGCTTGTACGCGAGGAAGCGGAACAGACTGTTGTGA
- the gpr85 gene encoding probable G protein-coupled receptor 85, whose protein sequence is MIPPPSMANYSHAGDHTILQNVSPLATFLKLTSLGFIIGVGVVGNLLISILLVKDKSLHRAPYYFLLDLCASDILRSAICFPFVFTSVKNGSAWSYGTLTCKVIAFLGVLSCFHTAFMLFCVSVTRYLAIAHHRFYTKRLTFWTCLAVICMVWTLSVAMAFPPVLDVGTYSFITEEDQCTFQHRSFRANDSLGFMLLLALILLATQLVYLKLIFFVHDRRKMKPVQFVPAVSQNWTFHGPGASGQAAANWLAGFGRGPTPPTLLGIRQNGNAAGRRRLLVLDEFKTEKRISRMFYIMTFFFLALWGPYLVACYWRVFARGPVVPAGYLTAAVWMSFAQAGVNPFICIFSNRELRRCFSTTLLYCRKSRLPREPYCVI, encoded by the coding sequence ATGATCCCTCCTCCATCTATGGCGAACTATAGCCATGCAGGGGACCACACCATCTTGCAGAATGTCTCTCCTCTCGCCACCTTCCTAAAACTGACCTCCCTGGGCTTCATCATCGGCGTCGGCGTGGTCGGGAACCTCCTGATCTCCATCCTGCTGGTCAAAGACAAGAGCCTGCACCGAGCGCCTTACTACTTCCTGCTGGACCTTTGCGCCTCGGACATCCTGCGCTCGGCCATCTGCTTCCCGTTTGTCTTCACCTCGGTCAAGAATGGCTCGGCGTGGAGTTACGGCACGCTGACCTGCAAGGTGATCGCCTTCCTGGGCGTGCTGTCTTGTTTCCACACGGCGTTCATGCTCTTCTGTGTCAGCGTCACGCGCTACCTTGCCATCGCGCACCACCGCTTCTACACAAAGAGGTTGACCTTCTGGACCTGCCTGGCCGTCATCTGCATGGTGTGGACGTTATCGGTCGCCATGGCCTTCCCGCCGGTTCTCGACGTGGGAACGTACTCGTTCATCACCGAGGAGGACCAGTGCACCTTCCAGCACCGCTCGTTCCGCGCCAACGACTCGCTGGGGTTCATGCTCCTCTTGGCGCTTATCCTGCTAGCAACGCAGCTGGTTTACCTCAAGCTCATCTTCTTCGTCCACGACCGGCGAAAAATGAAGCCCGTCCAGTTCGTGCCCGCCGTCAGCCAGAACTGGACCTTCCACGGGCCCGGCGCCAGCGGGCAGGCGGCCGCCAACTGGTTAGCCGGATTCGGTCGGGGCCCCACCCCGCCGACCCTGCTGGGGATCCGGCAGAACGGCAACGCGGCCGGTCGCCGCCGGCTCCTGGTCTTGGACGAGTTCAAAACGGAGAAGAGGATTAGTAGGATGTTCTACATCATGACCTTTTTCTTCTTGGCGCTCTGGGGGCCTTATCTGGTGGCCTGCTACTGGCGGGTGTTCGCCAGGGGTCCCGTGGTGCCGGCGGGCTACCTGACGGCCGCCGTGTGGATGAGCTTTGCCCAGGCGGGGGTCAACCCGTTCATCTGTATCTTCTCCAACAGGGAGCTGCGGCGCTGCTTCAGCACCACGCTCCTCTACTGCCGAAAATCCAGGTTACCGAGGGAACCCTACTGCGTTATATGA